A part of Rattus rattus isolate New Zealand chromosome 6, Rrattus_CSIRO_v1, whole genome shotgun sequence genomic DNA contains:
- the Rasgef1a gene encoding ras-GEF domain-containing family member 1A, whose product MPQTSVVFSGILGPNCNRPVQPGMGERGGGASSGSKDLIFQDGRLTSGSLEALMEHLVPTVDYYPDRTYIFTFLLSSRVFMPPHDLLARVGQICLEQRQQLEAGPEKAKLKSFSTKIVQLLKEWTEAFPYDFQDEKAMAELKAIAHRVTQCDEENGTVKKAITQMIQSLLLSLAARSQLQELREKLRSPVVDKGPVLKAKPPAAQKDILGVCSDPLVLAQQLTHIELERVNSIRPEDLMQIISHMDSLDNHRCRGDMTKTYSLEAYDNWFNCLSMLVATEVCRVVKKKHRTRMLEFFIDVARECFNIGNFNSMMAIISGMNLSPVARLKKTWSKVKTAKFDVLEHHMDPSSNFCNYRTALQGATQRSQTANSSREKIVIPVFNLFVKDIYFLHKIHTNHLPSGHINFKKFWEISRQIHEFMTWTRVECPFEKDKKIQSYLLTAPIYSEEALFIASFESEGPENHMEKDSWKALRTTLLNRA is encoded by the exons ATGCCCCAGACATCTGTGGTCTTCTCCGGCATCCTTGGGCCCAACTGTAACAGACCGGTGCAGCCTGGCATGGGGGAAAGAGGAGGTGGGGCCAGCAGCGGCTCCAAGGACCTCATTTTTCAAGATGGACGCCTCACTTCCGGGTCCTTGGAGGCCTTGATGGAGCACCTGGTCCCGACGGTGGACTATTATCCTGAT cgGACATACATCTTCACGTTTCTCCTGAGTTCACGGGTCTTCATGCCCCCTCATGACCTTCTGGCTCGAGTAGGGCAGATCTGCCTGGAGCAGAGGCAACAGCTAGAGGCTGGGCCCGAGAAG GCCAAGCTGAAGTCCTTCTCTACCAAGATTGTGCAACTGTTGAAGGAGTGGACGGAGGCCTTCCCTTACGACTTCCAGGATGAGAAGGCCATGGCGGAGCTCAAGGCCATCGCACACCGCGTCACTCAGTGTGATGAG GAGAACGGCACAGTGAAGAAAGCCATTACCCAAATGATACAAAGTCTGCTGCTGTCCCTGGCTGCCCGAAGTCAGCTCCAAGAGCTGCGGGAGAAGCTCCGGTCACCAGTTGTGGACAAAGGGCCTGTCCTTAAGGCCAAGCCACCAGCCGCCCAGAAAGACATCCTGGGTGTGTGTAGCGACCCCCTGGTGCtggcccagcagctgactcacatCGAACTG GAGCGGGTCAACAGTATCCGCCCTGAGGACCTGATGCAGATCATCAGCCACATGGACTCCTTGGACAATCACAGG TGCCGAGGAGACATGACTAAGACCTACAGTTTAGAAGCCTATGACAACTGGTTCAACTGCTTGAGCATGCTCGTGGCTACAGAGGTGTGCCGG GTGGTAAAGAAGAAACACCGGACCCGGATGCTGGAGTTCTTCATTGATGTGGCCCGAGAGTGTTTCAATATTGGGAACTTCAACTCCATGATGGCCATCATAT CTGGCATGAACCTCAGTCCAGTGGCACGGCTGAAGAAAACGTGGTCCAAAGTCAAGACAGCCAAGTTTGATGTCTTGGAG CACCACATGGACCCCTCCAGCAACTTCTGCAACTACCGCACAGCCCTGCAGGGGGCGACGCAGAGGTCCCAGACAGCCAACAGCAGTCGCGAGAAGATTGTCATACCTGTGTTCAACCTCTTCGTTAAGGACATCTACTTTCTGCACAAAATCCACACCAACCACCTGCCCAGTGGGCACATTAACTTCAAA AAATTTTGGGAAATCTCCAGACAGATCCATGAGTTCATGACGTGGACACGGGTAGAGTGTCCCTTTGAGAAGGACAAGAAGATTCAGAGTTACCTCCTCACGGCGCCCATCTACAGCGAGGAAG ctctcTTCATCGCCTCCTTTGAAAGTGAAGGTCCTGAGAATCACATGGAGAAGGACAGCTGGAAGGCACTCAG GACTACTCTCCTAAACAGAGCCTGA